Proteins encoded by one window of Methanobacterium sp. CWC-01:
- the frhD gene encoding coenzyme F420-reducing hydrogenase, FrhD protein, protein MPYDAEILVVGCGNILFADDGFGPAVIEALNKYSQEQPLPENVMTIDAGTGAPHFVFTLPQDCWKKMIVVDIVEFGAEPGTMRIFGVDELPKGSYENVHSWPVSQPLHDLAESCEVMVIGCQPERVSAPDVELGLTKSVEEAIPKAIKLILEEIGVN, encoded by the coding sequence ATGCCATACGATGCAGAGATCTTAGTGGTCGGATGCGGAAACATCCTCTTTGCGGATGACGGATTCGGACCAGCAGTAATAGAGGCCCTAAACAAATATTCCCAGGAACAGCCTCTCCCAGAGAATGTCATGACTATAGACGCCGGCACTGGAGCTCCCCACTTCGTGTTCACTCTTCCTCAAGATTGTTGGAAGAAAATGATAGTGGTAGATATTGTTGAGTTCGGTGCTGAACCCGGCACCATGCGAATATTCGGGGTGGATGAATTACCAAAAGGATCCTACGAGAATGTGCACTCCTGGCCAGTAAGCCAGCCCTTGCACGACTTGGCAGAGTCCTGTGAAGTAATGGTAATTGGATGCCAACCAGAACGTGTCTCTGCCCCCGACGTTGAGTTGGGGTTAACCAAAAGTGTGGAGGAAGCTATTCCAAAGGCCATTAAGTTGATTTTAGAAGAGATAGGGGTTAATTAA
- a CDS encoding translation initiation factor IF-2 subunit alpha: protein MVRTKNEWPAERDLVVGTVHKVLNYGAFAYLDEYPGKEAFIHISEVSAGWVKNIRDYVRENQKIVARVLRVNPRKGHVDVSLKRIREDQRTRKIQQWKIEQKAEKLLEFAAKSLEKDLDAGYDEVGYAIMEEFGDLYGAFEAAAEEGVDVLVERGVDETWAKAITEVAKKNISPPEVQINGYINLTSYAPNGVEIIRDALGSIKDENLSVQCVGAPKYRLTVVSSDYPTAEDILDKAAQKAIKFVEKAGGEGEFHRELE, encoded by the coding sequence ATGGTAAGAACCAAAAACGAATGGCCTGCTGAGAGGGACCTGGTAGTGGGAACTGTACATAAGGTCCTAAACTACGGTGCTTTTGCTTATCTGGATGAATATCCTGGTAAAGAGGCATTTATACACATTTCAGAAGTTTCTGCTGGGTGGGTTAAAAATATTCGAGACTACGTACGGGAAAACCAGAAAATCGTGGCTCGCGTACTTCGGGTTAATCCTCGGAAGGGACATGTGGATGTTTCTCTTAAAAGGATCCGTGAAGATCAGAGGACCCGAAAGATTCAGCAGTGGAAAATTGAACAAAAAGCCGAGAAACTTCTAGAATTTGCAGCTAAGAGCCTGGAGAAGGATCTGGATGCTGGTTATGATGAAGTTGGTTATGCCATCATGGAAGAATTTGGGGATCTATATGGGGCCTTTGAAGCGGCTGCTGAAGAAGGAGTCGATGTACTGGTGGAGAGAGGAGTGGATGAAACCTGGGCCAAAGCCATAACTGAAGTGGCCAAGAAAAACATATCCCCTCCGGAAGTCCAGATCAATGGATACATTAACCTGACCTCCTATGCTCCTAATGGGGTGGAGATAATAAGGGATGCTCTGGGATCTATCAAAGATGAAAATCTTTCCGTACAATGTGTTGGTGCCCCCAAATACCGTCTAACAGTTGTATCTTCAGATTACCCAACTGCTGAGGACATACTGGATAAAGCTGCTCAAAAAGCCATCAAATTCGTGGAAAAAGCCGGAGGCGAAGGCGAATTTCACCGTGAATTAGAATGA
- the frhA gene encoding coenzyme F420 hydrogenase subunit alpha: protein MSERVVISPTSRQEGHAELVMEVDDEGIVTKGRYFSITPVRGLEKMLTGKAPESAPVYAQRICGVCPIPHTLASVEAIDDSLDIEIPKAAKQLRELTLCAHHINSHAIHQFLIAADFVPEDLFATAVNSVSEVRKVSQYVVDMVAGEGIHPSDIRIGGMADNISEVARKKLYARLKALKPKLDEHVDLIVGLVADKGLPAGLGVHNQPIFTTDNLYGNRDNFDMDRFTEIMPESWYDDADIAKRACSTIPLYDGVNVETGPRARAVQYRGFTEKGVVAQHVARAMEMKSALSRAIAILAELDTSAPVRADFDPRGTNKLGIGPIEGPRGTDVHMAQVADGKLQFYTCLVPTTWNIPTMGPATEGFHHEFGPHVIRAYDPCLSCATHVIVVDDEDRSVIKNEMVRI, encoded by the coding sequence TTGAGCGAACGAGTAGTTATCTCGCCAACCTCACGACAAGAAGGACACGCAGAGTTGGTCATGGAAGTCGATGACGAAGGAATCGTAACCAAGGGGAGATACTTCAGTATAACTCCGGTTAGAGGATTAGAAAAAATGTTGACTGGTAAAGCTCCAGAATCTGCGCCAGTATATGCGCAGCGGATCTGTGGTGTATGTCCTATACCCCACACTCTGGCATCTGTGGAAGCCATAGATGATTCTCTGGATATAGAAATACCCAAAGCCGCTAAGCAGCTGAGGGAACTAACGCTATGTGCTCACCACATCAACAGTCACGCAATCCACCAGTTCCTCATTGCCGCTGACTTCGTGCCAGAAGACCTGTTTGCCACTGCAGTAAACTCCGTATCTGAGGTGCGGAAAGTTTCCCAGTATGTGGTGGATATGGTTGCCGGTGAAGGAATTCACCCCTCTGACATCCGGATTGGAGGAATGGCAGACAATATTTCGGAAGTAGCCCGTAAGAAATTATACGCAAGATTAAAAGCTTTGAAACCAAAACTTGATGAACACGTTGATTTGATTGTGGGACTTGTAGCTGACAAAGGATTGCCAGCAGGTTTAGGTGTCCATAACCAGCCCATTTTTACCACGGACAATCTATATGGAAATCGGGACAATTTCGACATGGACCGATTCACAGAAATCATGCCCGAAAGCTGGTATGACGATGCAGATATTGCAAAAAGAGCTTGCTCCACCATACCTCTCTATGATGGAGTGAACGTGGAAACAGGGCCAAGGGCACGAGCAGTTCAATACCGGGGCTTCACTGAAAAAGGTGTAGTTGCTCAGCATGTGGCCAGAGCCATGGAGATGAAATCGGCGTTATCCCGAGCTATAGCCATTCTGGCTGAACTGGATACATCTGCACCGGTTCGAGCGGACTTTGATCCCAGGGGAACAAACAAACTGGGAATAGGCCCGATTGAAGGACCAAGGGGAACAGATGTGCACATGGCACAAGTAGCCGACGGCAAACTCCAGTTCTACACCTGCCTGGTACCTACCACTTGGAACATACCCACCATGGGACCAGCCACTGAAGGATTCCACCATGAATTCGGCCCCCACGTTATCCGAGCTTACGACCCATGTCTGTCCTGTGCAACCCACGTGATTGTGGTGGACGATGAAGACAGGAGCGTCATTAAAAACGAAATGGTCAGAATCTAA
- a CDS encoding proteasome assembly chaperone family protein produces the protein MNKTIINQFKDVDLDEPIFIEALPGIGHVGKLVAEHLIHELEAEMFAELYSPSFPPQVFVGENGIIEPMKNEFYYLKSAGEDKRDYIILVGNTQGLSPEGQYEICGVIIDFVKKYGVKQMFTLGGLGTGQPVDNPKVYGAATNTELAESLKEYEVTLRSADGGIIGASGLLLGLGMAESIEGACLMGETPGYFIDADASKAVLTILLQILKLEVDVAKLEERAEETRKMISKAQQMEREIAEGMRLAPGEEDLRYIG, from the coding sequence ATGAATAAAACCATTATAAACCAGTTTAAAGATGTAGATCTGGATGAACCTATATTTATAGAGGCTCTACCCGGAATTGGACACGTCGGAAAGTTGGTAGCAGAGCATCTGATCCATGAACTGGAAGCAGAGATGTTCGCCGAACTTTACTCACCATCTTTCCCTCCACAAGTTTTTGTGGGTGAAAACGGGATTATTGAACCCATGAAAAATGAGTTTTACTACCTCAAATCTGCTGGGGAGGACAAAAGAGACTACATAATACTGGTGGGAAACACTCAGGGATTGAGTCCAGAAGGACAATATGAAATCTGCGGAGTTATCATTGATTTTGTAAAGAAATATGGTGTAAAACAGATGTTTACTCTGGGTGGATTGGGTACTGGTCAGCCTGTGGACAATCCCAAGGTATATGGGGCGGCTACTAATACTGAGCTTGCAGAAAGCCTTAAAGAATATGAAGTGACCCTAAGATCCGCTGATGGTGGAATCATCGGTGCATCCGGGTTACTACTAGGGCTGGGAATGGCTGAAAGTATTGAAGGTGCTTGTCTTATGGGAGAAACTCCAGGGTACTTTATTGATGCCGATGCCTCCAAGGCTGTACTAACTATTTTACTCCAGATTTTAAAATTAGAGGTTGATGTGGCGAAACTGGAGGAAAGAGCTGAAGAAACACGTAAGATGATATCCAAAGCCCAGCAAATGGAGCGAGAGATTGCAGAAGGGATGCGATTAGCTCCTGGGGAAGAGGATCTCCGCTATATTGGTTAG
- a CDS encoding 30S ribosomal protein S27e — protein sequence MSKKKSNFLRVKCGDCGNQQVVFDHAASKVECIICSKTLVQPKGGKSKIVAQIIEVID from the coding sequence ATGTCCAAGAAAAAAAGCAACTTTTTAAGGGTCAAATGTGGGGACTGCGGAAACCAACAAGTGGTATTTGACCATGCTGCATCTAAGGTTGAGTGTATTATATGCAGTAAGACCCTGGTGCAACCTAAGGGTGGAAAATCAAAAATCGTAGCTCAAATTATAGAAGTGATTGATTAA
- a CDS encoding RNA-protein complex protein Nop10, whose amino-acid sequence MKFKMKRCTSCSEYTIQDHCPHCGGDVRVIYPPKYSPEDKYGKYRRMLKEQVRNPSNNSSD is encoded by the coding sequence ATGAAGTTTAAGATGAAGCGCTGCACTTCCTGCAGTGAATATACCATTCAAGATCATTGTCCCCATTGTGGGGGGGACGTGAGAGTTATCTATCCACCAAAATATTCTCCGGAAGATAAATACGGGAAGTACAGAAGAATGCTGAAGGAACAGGTTAGAAATCCGTCAAATAACAGTTCTGATTAA
- a CDS encoding PepSY domain-containing protein yields MLNNKIILSVIIVLVIGVAAAGYQMSSSTSGLWTPIQSQSQDSSPLTTETSSGSDQSSSSGSSSSSGQSSGTGSANVKVTSSEAKIIAQRYIEEPDASAGEPLLKDLNGKQTYVVPIMMNGDQVGEIYIDPQTGENLGGAGGVSYG; encoded by the coding sequence ATGTTAAATAATAAAATAATTTTGTCCGTAATCATCGTATTGGTCATAGGTGTTGCTGCCGCTGGTTATCAGATGAGCAGTTCTACATCTGGACTCTGGACACCAATTCAATCTCAAAGCCAGGACAGCTCACCTCTAACCACTGAAACCAGCTCCGGATCAGATCAAAGCTCATCCTCAGGATCGAGCTCTTCGTCTGGACAATCAAGCGGGACAGGAAGTGCTAATGTGAAAGTAACCTCTTCAGAAGCTAAAATTATTGCGCAACGTTACATTGAAGAACCTGATGCCAGTGCCGGGGAGCCCCTACTGAAGGATTTGAATGGGAAACAAACCTATGTAGTGCCCATAATGATGAACGGAGATCAAGTAGGAGAAATATACATTGACCCTCAGACTGGAGAGAATCTAGGGGGGGCAGGAGGGGTTTCATATGGTTAA
- a CDS encoding proteasome assembly chaperone family protein, protein MVNMVENEECCHIISEDVKNAVVIEGSPELGLIGNIVGWLLVEELQMDEIGHIESKYFPPLAVLYKGVAIHPFRIYSNNELVLFLSDFVVPPNVTHDMTNAIVEWMERNQSKELITLNSVAVREKTNGVAGAANNEESLKRLGDLEIPILPFGNINGISGTLLTRTKTSDIPGSCLFAEVLNQYPDPRAAASIVDVLNRMLDINVNADPLIKEAEEIESRLKELAQAVQGEQESPAYM, encoded by the coding sequence ATGGTTAATATGGTAGAAAACGAAGAATGTTGCCATATCATATCTGAAGATGTGAAAAATGCTGTAGTTATAGAAGGATCGCCTGAATTAGGGTTGATTGGAAACATCGTGGGTTGGCTTCTGGTGGAGGAACTTCAGATGGATGAAATTGGCCATATAGAATCCAAATATTTCCCTCCTTTAGCTGTTCTCTATAAGGGTGTAGCAATTCATCCATTCCGAATATACAGTAACAATGAACTGGTTCTATTTCTTTCAGATTTTGTGGTACCACCAAACGTGACCCATGACATGACCAACGCCATTGTAGAATGGATGGAACGTAACCAGAGCAAAGAACTCATAACCTTAAATAGCGTTGCGGTTAGAGAAAAAACTAATGGTGTGGCAGGCGCAGCTAATAATGAAGAAAGTTTAAAGCGTTTAGGTGATCTTGAAATACCAATACTCCCTTTTGGGAATATTAACGGTATTTCAGGTACTCTTTTAACTAGAACCAAAACCAGTGACATCCCAGGGTCATGCCTTTTTGCGGAGGTACTGAACCAGTACCCAGACCCCAGAGCAGCTGCTAGTATAGTGGATGTTTTAAATAGAATGCTGGATATAAACGTTAATGCTGATCCTCTTATTAAAGAGGCCGAAGAAATAGAATCACGGCTAAAAGAATTGGCACAAGCCGTTCAAGGAGAGCAAGAGTCTCCAGCGTACATGTAA
- a CDS encoding 50S ribosomal protein L44e: MKIPKERRTYCPSCKKHTVHDVLESKRRKASELKWGQRQFRRVTSGYRGYPRPLPSGNKPTKKLDLRYKCKKCGKSHIKRSTFRTGKVEFTM, from the coding sequence ATGAAAATTCCTAAAGAAAGGAGAACTTACTGTCCAAGTTGCAAAAAGCATACTGTTCATGACGTATTAGAGTCAAAGAGGAGAAAAGCCAGCGAACTTAAATGGGGTCAGCGGCAGTTCAGAAGGGTGACTAGTGGTTACCGGGGATATCCTAGGCCCCTGCCCTCAGGAAATAAACCAACCAAAAAGCTGGATTTACGTTATAAATGTAAAAAGTGTGGTAAGTCTCACATAAAACGATCCACATTCCGAACCGGAAAAGTAGAGTTTACAATGTAG
- a CDS encoding TIGR00375 family protein, whose translation MIIRADLHIHGRYSMATSKNMVPEVIAAQAQLKGLHLVGTGDAFHQRWLQLIEDSTEQVADGVYSIKEDRRPEKDPDLPSQNQEPLLILTAEVEDIKRVHHLLILPSIETAHQIRGELRGNLDSDGRPRVRMSGREIQELAQEKGCLLGPSHAFTPWTSIYKEYDSIYDCYSHKPDFLELGLSADTDMADRIEELQDIPFLTNSDAHSPWPHRLGREFNEIEINRIDYPSLENALKDLKIKANYGFDPRMGKYHLTACTKCYHLFPVKKALEMKMKCPCGGTIKKGVDYRIEELATWNEPHHPPNRPPYIYILPLAEIISLVYGKGVTTVFVQKIWREMLQRFSDEISVLINAPMEDLEEADPKLAPVIKSFRDGTLKMQSGGGGRYGEIILDPEKSAQKIQSTKSRSMESNTLDEYFK comes from the coding sequence ATGATAATTAGGGCGGATTTGCATATTCACGGCCGATACTCCATGGCCACCTCCAAAAATATGGTGCCTGAGGTGATAGCAGCTCAAGCACAGTTGAAAGGTTTACATCTGGTGGGAACCGGGGACGCCTTCCATCAGAGGTGGTTACAACTTATTGAAGACTCCACTGAACAGGTTGCAGATGGTGTATATTCTATAAAAGAAGATAGACGCCCTGAAAAAGATCCTGATCTTCCATCACAGAACCAGGAACCTCTATTAATTCTCACGGCCGAAGTGGAAGACATAAAAAGGGTTCATCACCTTCTAATTTTACCCTCCATTGAAACTGCCCATCAAATACGCGGTGAACTCCGGGGAAACCTGGATAGTGATGGTCGGCCCCGGGTCAGAATGAGCGGCAGAGAGATACAAGAACTTGCTCAGGAAAAGGGCTGTTTATTGGGTCCTTCGCACGCATTCACTCCATGGACCAGCATATATAAGGAGTATGACAGTATATATGACTGTTATTCTCATAAACCCGATTTTTTAGAACTGGGACTTTCAGCAGATACCGATATGGCTGATCGCATTGAGGAACTTCAGGATATTCCTTTTCTGACCAATTCTGATGCACATTCCCCCTGGCCCCACCGGCTGGGGAGGGAATTCAATGAGATCGAAATCAACAGGATAGATTACCCATCACTGGAGAATGCTCTTAAGGATCTGAAGATTAAAGCCAATTATGGCTTCGATCCCAGGATGGGGAAGTACCATCTCACCGCATGTACCAAGTGCTACCACCTTTTCCCTGTAAAAAAGGCACTGGAAATGAAGATGAAATGTCCCTGCGGCGGCACCATAAAAAAGGGAGTTGACTATCGAATAGAGGAACTAGCTACCTGGAATGAGCCTCATCACCCCCCAAATCGTCCTCCTTATATATATATCCTTCCTCTGGCCGAAATCATCAGTTTAGTATATGGTAAGGGTGTTACCACCGTTTTTGTCCAGAAGATCTGGCGGGAAATGTTGCAAAGATTTAGTGATGAGATATCAGTTTTGATCAACGCCCCAATGGAAGATTTGGAGGAGGCGGATCCTAAACTGGCCCCTGTTATTAAATCATTCCGGGATGGAACCCTTAAAATGCAGTCCGGTGGTGGTGGACGGTACGGTGAGATAATTTTAGATCCAGAAAAATCAGCACAGAAAATACAATCTACAAAATCACGATCTATGGAATCTAATACATTAGATGAATATTTTAAATAA